A section of the Primulina eburnea isolate SZY01 chromosome 1, ASM2296580v1, whole genome shotgun sequence genome encodes:
- the LOC140830088 gene encoding uncharacterized protein isoform X2 has product MFRDVSACNTYNYGDSLYWDARYIQEANCGFFDWYQRYSALRPFVRKYISPSSRVLMVGCGNADIQMDVRDMSFFPDESFESVIDKGTLDSLMCGTGASISATQMLGEVSRLLKPGGVYMLITYGDPTVRMPHIKRPVYSWNIDLYVIPKPGFQRPYGSTATNSLLEPIPTTEEGLLPPDYVIEDPDSHFIYVCKKMDETTHDTISIHPLVDDAMQR; this is encoded by the exons ATGTTCAGAGACGTGTCGGCGTGCAACACGTATAATTACGGCGATTCCCTTTATTGGGACGCTCGCTATATACAAGAAGCCAATTGCGGTTTCTTCGATTGGTACCAGCGTTATTCGGCTCTCCGGCCATTTGTTCGGAAGTACATCTCCCCGAGTTCACGTGTTCTCATGGTTGGTTGTGGAAATGCTG ACATCCAAATGGATGTTAGAGACATGAGTTTCTTTCCTGATGAGTCATTTGAGAGTGTCATTGACAAAG GGACTCTTGATTCATTGATG TGTGGTACTGGTGCTTCGATTAGTGCAACTCAAATGTTGGGGGAAGTGAGCAG GCTTCTTAAACCTGGAGGAGTTTATATGTTG ATAACATACGGTGATCCTACTGTGCGGATGCCCCATATCAAACGACCAGTGTACAGTTGGAACATTGATCTTTATGTCATAC CTAAACCAGGATTTCAAAGGCCTTATGGATCAACCGCGACAAATTCGCTCCTGGAACCCATCCCGACCACCGAAGAAGGACTACTACCCCCAGATTACGTTATAGAGGATCCCGATTCCCATTTCATTTATGTGTGTAAGAAGATGGATGAAACAACTCATGACACCATATCTATTCACCCTTTGGTTGATGATGCCATGCAGCGATGA
- the LOC140830088 gene encoding uncharacterized protein isoform X1 encodes MFRDVSACNTYNYGDSLYWDARYIQEANCGFFDWYQRYSALRPFVRKYISPSSRVLMVGCGNAVMSEDMVKDGFEDIMNIDISSVAIEMMRKKYEHIPQLKYIQMDVRDMSFFPDESFESVIDKGTLDSLMCGTGASISATQMLGEVSRLLKPGGVYMLITYGDPTVRMPHIKRPVYSWNIDLYVIPKPGFQRPYGSTATNSLLEPIPTTEEGLLPPDYVIEDPDSHFIYVCKKMDETTHDTISIHPLVDDAMQR; translated from the exons ATGTTCAGAGACGTGTCGGCGTGCAACACGTATAATTACGGCGATTCCCTTTATTGGGACGCTCGCTATATACAAGAAGCCAATTGCGGTTTCTTCGATTGGTACCAGCGTTATTCGGCTCTCCGGCCATTTGTTCGGAAGTACATCTCCCCGAGTTCACGTGTTCTCATGGTTGGTTGTGGAAATGCTG TTATGTCGGAGGACATGGTAAAGGATGGCTTTGAAGATATAATGAACATTGACATATCATCTGTGGCTATTGAAATGATGAGAAAGAAGTATGAACATATTCCGCAGCTGAAAT ACATCCAAATGGATGTTAGAGACATGAGTTTCTTTCCTGATGAGTCATTTGAGAGTGTCATTGACAAAG GGACTCTTGATTCATTGATG TGTGGTACTGGTGCTTCGATTAGTGCAACTCAAATGTTGGGGGAAGTGAGCAG GCTTCTTAAACCTGGAGGAGTTTATATGTTG ATAACATACGGTGATCCTACTGTGCGGATGCCCCATATCAAACGACCAGTGTACAGTTGGAACATTGATCTTTATGTCATAC CTAAACCAGGATTTCAAAGGCCTTATGGATCAACCGCGACAAATTCGCTCCTGGAACCCATCCCGACCACCGAAGAAGGACTACTACCCCCAGATTACGTTATAGAGGATCCCGATTCCCATTTCATTTATGTGTGTAAGAAGATGGATGAAACAACTCATGACACCATATCTATTCACCCTTTGGTTGATGATGCCATGCAGCGATGA